The region ATTGACCGAACGCAAGACGCGCAAAGAACACATCCTGAAGATCGATCGCAAGACGGCGGAATGCGTGAAGCAAGCCTTACAGGAAGTGAAGCAACAGTATGGATCCGTATTCTCAACCGTGTTCAAAACGATCACATCAGACAATGGAGCTGAATTNAGTGAACTCAGCCANGCTATNGAATCCGAGGTGTATTACACACATCCTTACACATCATGTGAACGAGGAACCAATGAACGCCACAACGGACTCATTCGTCGATTTATTCCAAAAGGCAAGTCCATTGAGGATATCGATCCATCGCTCATTATCTATGTAGAGAANTGGTGTAACACCCTCCCCAGGAAGATCCTGGAATATCGTTCACCAAACGATGCGTTTCATGAAGAGTTACGAAACATCGCTTGATCATAA is a window of Caldibacillus debilis DSM 16016 DNA encoding:
- a CDS encoding IS30 family transposase; the encoded protein is LTERKTRKEHILKIDRKTAECVKQALQEVKQQYGSVFSTVFKTITSDNGAEXSELSXAXESEVYYTHPYTSCERGTNERHNGLIRRFIPKGKSIEDIDPSLIIYVEXWCNTLPRKILEYRSPNDAFHEELRNIA